In Gordonia iterans, the following proteins share a genomic window:
- a CDS encoding Rv1476 family membrane protein → MTPGPATFTIAKPADTTEQWSDLDLDAIVAQLKATGVYAPADQSPALEQVVAKAESNGHELHLVVLDKTYTPFTVFRDIATELQTQVGGTVIVFGGTGTGTSSSEFSRVELEDGTSEVTAGTAPAIAAEQIYDRATAPHVDWTLVTIGLIVVVVIGAVVARMTQLRRRRPVADAPAPATNGPAAGPAADPDDDVRNDDERPGSDAR, encoded by the coding sequence ATGACCCCGGGCCCGGCCACCTTCACCATCGCGAAGCCTGCCGACACCACCGAACAGTGGTCCGACCTGGATCTCGACGCCATCGTGGCCCAGCTGAAGGCGACCGGGGTCTACGCACCGGCCGACCAGTCGCCCGCCCTGGAGCAGGTGGTGGCCAAGGCCGAGTCCAACGGACACGAACTCCATCTGGTGGTCCTGGACAAGACGTATACGCCCTTCACCGTGTTCCGGGACATCGCGACCGAACTGCAGACCCAGGTGGGCGGCACCGTGATCGTGTTCGGCGGCACCGGCACCGGCACCTCCTCCAGCGAGTTCAGCCGCGTCGAGCTCGAAGACGGAACCTCCGAGGTCACCGCCGGCACCGCGCCCGCGATCGCCGCGGAGCAGATCTACGACCGCGCCACCGCACCGCATGTGGACTGGACGCTCGTGACCATCGGGCTGATCGTCGTCGTGGTGATCGGGGCCGTCGTCGCCCGGATGACGCAACTGCGCCGCCGGCGTCCCGTTGCCGACGCCCCGGCCCCGGCAACGAACGGCCCGGCTGCGGGCCCCGCCGCCGACCCCGACGACGACGTCCGCAACGACGACGAGCGGCCGGGATCCGACGCGCGGTAG
- a CDS encoding NlpC/P60 family protein translates to MKRATNSARTALRGSAAGAALLVGVLTAGTAAADPGKDASPVASLVNQIATVDQNLANLTTQVAAKKENVNKALVDFQNAVAAQGLAAAADDSAQASLRATKKKVAAAQKEFDAFLRTFNRQGNNLGSMTDYVSSSDPDKVLEKATGAEQFARHQRNVIRNLQHQRNQQANRAAATKVARKQTAAAAKGAEKRRDAAVSAVTEARKAVSEERGKRSSLLHQRTALVQKLEKLKGGKNKVAAAPPGLSDVLGALPNTPAESDPAVEAAAAVAKLAVDVGQQLLAGLIGEQQIPHSELLDELGLGGQSLNGSTGDSGSLINRLGSLLGGGGEQVRPGLRGPQAIELVINRAKSQLGVPYAWGGGNGNGPTLGIRDGGVADAHGDYNKVGFDCSGLMVYAFAGVGIDLPKYSGYQFTSGPQFPISEMKRGDMLFWGPGGSQHVALYLGDGTMIEAPQSGDVVKISPVMAGALPQVVRLL, encoded by the coding sequence TTGAAGCGAGCAACGAACAGCGCACGCACGGCGCTGCGCGGCAGCGCCGCGGGGGCCGCCCTCCTCGTCGGAGTGCTGACCGCCGGAACCGCCGCCGCGGACCCCGGTAAAGACGCATCCCCGGTCGCGAGTCTGGTGAACCAGATCGCCACCGTCGACCAGAACCTCGCGAACCTGACCACCCAGGTGGCGGCGAAGAAGGAGAACGTCAACAAGGCCCTGGTCGACTTCCAGAACGCGGTCGCCGCCCAGGGGCTGGCCGCCGCGGCCGACGACTCCGCGCAAGCCTCCCTGCGGGCGACCAAGAAGAAGGTCGCCGCCGCGCAGAAGGAGTTCGACGCGTTTCTGCGCACCTTCAACCGGCAGGGCAACAATCTCGGATCGATGACCGACTACGTGTCGTCGTCCGATCCCGACAAGGTCCTGGAGAAGGCCACCGGCGCCGAGCAGTTCGCCCGGCATCAGCGCAACGTGATCCGCAACCTCCAGCACCAGCGGAACCAGCAGGCGAACCGGGCGGCCGCGACCAAGGTGGCCCGCAAGCAGACGGCCGCCGCGGCCAAGGGCGCCGAGAAGCGGCGGGACGCCGCCGTGTCGGCGGTCACCGAAGCCCGTAAGGCCGTCAGCGAAGAACGCGGCAAGCGCTCGTCGCTTCTGCACCAGCGCACCGCGCTGGTGCAGAAGCTGGAGAAGCTCAAGGGCGGCAAGAACAAGGTGGCCGCCGCACCACCCGGCCTCAGCGACGTGCTCGGCGCGTTGCCGAACACCCCGGCCGAGAGCGATCCTGCCGTCGAGGCGGCCGCCGCCGTCGCCAAACTCGCCGTCGACGTCGGACAGCAGCTCCTCGCCGGTCTGATCGGCGAGCAGCAGATCCCGCACTCGGAACTGCTCGACGAACTCGGCCTCGGCGGTCAGTCGCTCAACGGCAGCACCGGCGACTCCGGCAGCCTCATCAACCGGCTGGGCTCGCTGCTCGGCGGTGGCGGCGAACAGGTGCGTCCGGGACTGCGCGGCCCGCAGGCGATCGAACTGGTCATCAACCGTGCCAAGTCACAGCTGGGCGTGCCCTACGCGTGGGGCGGCGGCAACGGCAACGGCCCCACCCTCGGCATCCGCGACGGCGGCGTCGCCGACGCCCACGGCGACTACAACAAGGTCGGCTTCGACTGCTCCGGACTGATGGTCTACGCCTTCGCCGGCGTCGGCATCGACCTGCCCAAGTACTCCGGCTACCAGTTCACCTCCGGACCGCAGTTCCCGATCTCGGAGATGAAGCGCGGCGACATGCTCTTCTGGGGCCCGGGCGGCAGCCAGCACGTCGCGCTCTACCTCGGCGACGGCACCATGATCGAGGCCCCGCAGTCCGGCGACGTCGTCAAGATCTCGCCGGTGATGGCGGGCGCGCTGCCGCAGGTCGTGCGCCTGCTCTGA
- a CDS encoding vWA domain-containing protein translates to MTEPAGNLLPIYFVADHSGSMDLYIDDLNQAIRDLLETMRYESFAASKVRFSIIGFNAGAGVVLPPTDLRYVEEVPQFEAYGMTSFSVMLDLLADQIPVDVAALKAEGYRVYRPAVFLMTDGYPTDEEHEWRGALERLNAIPARPTMLTFGIGDALDEVLVALASPNLAHRYDGHGSPADGLKSVITSLTNSVVQSGNAMADTAVAPQLHFEPPTDFIRIDIDEV, encoded by the coding sequence ATGACCGAGCCCGCCGGGAACCTCCTGCCGATCTACTTCGTGGCCGACCACTCCGGCTCGATGGACCTCTACATCGACGATCTCAACCAGGCGATCCGGGACCTGCTGGAGACCATGCGCTACGAGTCGTTCGCGGCCTCCAAAGTGCGATTCTCGATCATCGGTTTCAACGCCGGCGCCGGCGTCGTGCTTCCCCCGACGGATCTGCGGTACGTCGAAGAGGTGCCGCAGTTCGAGGCGTACGGCATGACCAGTTTCAGCGTGATGCTCGACCTTCTCGCCGATCAGATCCCCGTGGACGTCGCCGCGCTCAAGGCCGAGGGCTATCGCGTGTACCGCCCCGCCGTCTTCCTGATGACCGACGGCTATCCGACGGATGAGGAGCACGAGTGGCGAGGCGCCCTCGAGCGGCTGAACGCCATCCCCGCGCGCCCCACCATGCTGACGTTCGGGATCGGCGACGCGCTGGACGAGGTGCTGGTCGCGCTGGCCTCCCCGAATCTGGCTCACCGGTACGACGGTCACGGCAGCCCCGCGGACGGTCTCAAGAGCGTCATCACATCGCTCACCAACTCGGTGGTGCAGTCCGGCAACGCGATGGCCGACACCGCGGTCGCACCGCAACTGCACTTCGAACCGCCGACCGACTTCATCCGCATCGACATCGACGAGGTGTGA
- a CDS encoding glycosyltransferase, which produces MGAADPGDRRRARATVRIGLAGDRRRSSSRPAGRPGAPIRLSPPPERRPERRPPGLSAARNTGLQSAAGEAVVFLDDDAVAQPGALDAVRRAFTDPGVVAVGGAVQADWAAGGPPRWFPDEFGWVVGCDYRGLAGSGAVIRNPIGAAMAVRRAALAAVGGFSTELGRVGTFPAGCEETLMGIALRRADPDSRIVRDERFRVRHAVPAARGEVGYFVRRCYQEGRSKAVLAGLSSTDEALSSERSYVTKTLTSGFAAHLRHHPVRALALALGLACTAGGFVSGAVHRLLHRPLWKGKMSTSVSALLRNPRTSRFAALLLLAYFAAEWIVSASWRGGFTYRWARSGELGIPYCGARGDLPCSSIWPLMNAGMILTGAAIIVIAASWRALKWVPNTATGALCVSGAGLIASGLVTERVDYAVHATLMNVFLAFGAAGCLLVAASSSARLPGSGRLVLGVAGAVASVAVLAYTGGLTGWLGPGGTERAAVYSILIGLFVAALRGAARIPDHSRTAGETVSGDSASGDRTSGDTATTRLFPWARSRRAALPAFLASTMAVSVLAAGCTTSTAAEPEPRVLFADDFDGPAGPVGAPWQPQVGAGGWGNDELQRYTDSTENVRLDGKGNLAITAHYRDGEITSGRVHTLGEYSLVNGLVAARISLPGGRGLHPAFWLLGDDIEKVGWPDAGEIDVIETLNDAGDFHTGVHAPQDSAERGQNLSASGPAPVPLSGQFRVYWMRKSPGRIETGIDDETLFAVTRADLADDARWVFDQPFHLLLNLAVGGDWPGPPDESTPNLSTMLIDWVKVTEL; this is translated from the coding sequence CTGGGCGCTGCTGACCCGGGCGATCGACGCCGTGCACGAGCAACTGTCCGGATCGGACTCGCTGGTGATCGTCGTCGATCATCATCACGACCTGCAGGCCGCCCTGGAGCGCCGATTCGGCTCTCGCCGCCGCCTGAGCGTCGTCCCGAGCGCCGACCACCGGGTCTGTCGGCGGCGCGCAACACCGGTCTGCAGTCTGCGGCCGGCGAAGCCGTGGTGTTCCTCGACGACGACGCCGTGGCGCAGCCGGGCGCCCTGGATGCGGTCCGACGGGCCTTCACCGACCCCGGCGTGGTGGCCGTCGGCGGTGCTGTGCAGGCCGACTGGGCCGCCGGCGGACCGCCGCGCTGGTTCCCGGACGAGTTCGGCTGGGTGGTCGGCTGCGACTACCGGGGACTCGCCGGATCAGGTGCGGTGATCAGGAATCCGATCGGGGCGGCCATGGCCGTTCGCCGGGCCGCACTGGCCGCCGTCGGCGGGTTCTCCACCGAACTGGGGCGGGTCGGGACCTTCCCCGCCGGGTGCGAGGAGACCCTGATGGGCATCGCTCTGCGGCGAGCCGATCCCGACTCCCGCATCGTCCGCGACGAGCGCTTCCGCGTCCGGCACGCCGTGCCCGCCGCGCGCGGCGAGGTCGGCTACTTCGTCCGCCGCTGCTACCAGGAGGGTCGATCCAAGGCGGTGCTGGCCGGCTTGTCGAGCACCGACGAGGCGCTGTCGAGTGAGCGCTCGTATGTCACGAAGACCCTCACCAGCGGCTTCGCCGCCCACCTGCGGCACCACCCGGTCCGCGCTCTCGCGCTGGCACTGGGTCTGGCCTGCACCGCGGGGGGATTCGTCTCGGGCGCCGTGCATCGTCTGCTGCACCGTCCCCTCTGGAAGGGAAAGATGTCGACATCTGTCTCAGCCCTGCTGCGCAATCCGCGCACCTCCCGGTTCGCCGCACTGCTGCTCCTGGCCTACTTCGCCGCGGAGTGGATCGTGTCCGCCTCCTGGCGGGGCGGCTTCACGTACCGGTGGGCGCGCTCGGGCGAGCTGGGCATCCCGTACTGCGGCGCCCGCGGCGACCTGCCGTGCAGCAGCATCTGGCCGCTGATGAACGCCGGAATGATCCTGACCGGTGCGGCGATCATCGTGATCGCCGCCTCGTGGCGCGCGCTGAAGTGGGTGCCGAACACCGCCACCGGCGCGCTCTGCGTGAGCGGTGCCGGCCTGATCGCCTCGGGACTGGTCACCGAGCGAGTCGACTACGCGGTACACGCCACGCTGATGAACGTCTTCCTGGCCTTCGGGGCCGCCGGCTGCCTGCTCGTCGCGGCCTCGTCGAGCGCCCGACTGCCGGGATCAGGCCGGCTGGTGCTCGGTGTCGCCGGAGCGGTGGCGTCGGTCGCGGTCCTGGCCTACACCGGTGGCCTGACCGGCTGGCTCGGGCCGGGCGGAACCGAACGCGCGGCCGTCTACTCGATTCTGATCGGTCTGTTCGTCGCGGCGCTTCGGGGTGCCGCGAGGATCCCGGATCACTCGCGGACCGCTGGCGAAACGGTTTCCGGTGACTCGGCTTCCGGTGACAGGACTTCGGGCGACACGGCGACGACTCGGCTCTTCCCCTGGGCCAGGAGCCGCCGAGCCGCACTCCCAGCTTTCCTGGCCTCGACCATGGCGGTCTCGGTCCTCGCCGCGGGCTGTACGACGTCGACGGCCGCGGAACCCGAACCGCGAGTGCTGTTCGCCGACGACTTCGACGGCCCTGCCGGTCCGGTCGGCGCCCCCTGGCAGCCGCAGGTCGGCGCCGGCGGCTGGGGAAACGACGAACTGCAGCGGTACACCGACTCCACCGAGAACGTCAGGCTCGACGGCAAGGGCAATCTGGCGATCACCGCCCACTACCGGGACGGCGAGATCACCAGTGGCCGAGTGCACACACTCGGCGAGTACTCGCTCGTCAACGGCCTGGTCGCCGCCCGCATCTCGCTGCCTGGCGGCCGGGGGCTCCACCCGGCCTTCTGGCTGCTGGGAGACGACATCGAGAAGGTCGGCTGGCCCGACGCCGGTGAGATCGACGTCATCGAAACCCTCAACGACGCCGGGGACTTTCACACCGGCGTCCACGCACCGCAGGATTCGGCCGAGCGCGGCCAGAATCTCTCCGCCAGCGGCCCCGCTCCGGTGCCGCTCTCCGGTCAATTCCGGGTGTACTGGATGCGCAAGTCGCCCGGGCGCATCGAGACCGGGATCGACGATGAGACGCTGTTCGCGGTCACCCGCGCCGATCTGGCCGACGACGCGCGCTGGGTGTTCGATCAGCCCTTCCACCTCCTCCTGAACCTCGCGGTCGGCGGTGACTGGCCCGGGCCCCCGGACGAGTCGACGCCGAATCTGTCGACCATGCTCATCGACTGGGTCAAGGTGACCGAACTGTGA
- a CDS encoding serine/threonine-protein kinase has product MLTPGRTFAEHYRVVRRLGAGGMGQVYLVENLPLQRLEALKTLDPEKCDQLAARFIREAQAAAKLQHPSIVSIYHVRPDATPPWFTMQYAGGDDLDRTPTRSDREALDVVERLAGALDYAHRRGVVHRDVKPANVIVARDEAGAIESCCLLDFGIAKLAEVTPLTAAGGVVGTLQFLAPEAWNGEAGPAADQYALACTAYALLGGRSPFSGQVRDLMVAHMMLPPPKLSDVRPEAASASRVLERALAKSPHDRYASCGEFAAALAAARREPSTPASPPDEDERLPGTVVRFPTPPPAARRTAARSSGYLGPRLTRD; this is encoded by the coding sequence ATGCTGACACCCGGACGGACCTTCGCCGAGCACTACCGTGTGGTCCGGCGGCTCGGCGCGGGTGGAATGGGTCAGGTCTACCTGGTGGAGAACCTTCCGCTGCAGCGGCTGGAGGCGCTGAAGACTCTGGATCCGGAGAAGTGCGATCAGCTGGCTGCCCGCTTCATCCGGGAAGCGCAGGCCGCGGCCAAGCTCCAGCACCCGTCGATCGTCTCCATCTACCATGTCCGCCCCGACGCCACGCCGCCGTGGTTCACCATGCAGTACGCCGGGGGCGACGATCTCGACCGGACGCCCACCCGCTCGGACCGGGAAGCACTGGACGTGGTCGAACGGCTCGCCGGAGCGCTCGACTACGCCCACCGACGGGGCGTGGTGCACCGGGACGTCAAGCCGGCCAACGTGATCGTCGCCCGGGACGAGGCCGGTGCGATCGAATCGTGCTGTCTGCTCGACTTCGGCATCGCCAAGCTGGCGGAGGTGACTCCCCTGACCGCCGCTGGGGGTGTGGTCGGGACGCTGCAGTTCCTCGCCCCGGAGGCGTGGAACGGCGAGGCCGGTCCGGCGGCCGACCAATACGCCCTCGCCTGTACCGCCTACGCGCTGCTCGGCGGCCGTTCGCCGTTCTCCGGGCAGGTCCGCGATCTGATGGTCGCGCACATGATGCTGCCGCCGCCCAAGCTCAGCGACGTCCGGCCCGAGGCGGCCTCGGCGTCCCGGGTGCTCGAGCGGGCGCTGGCCAAGTCGCCGCACGACAGGTACGCCTCATGCGGGGAGTTCGCCGCGGCGCTGGCTGCGGCGCGCCGCGAACCTTCCACGCCGGCGTCGCCGCCCGACGAGGACGAACGCCTGCCCGGAACCGTCGTCCGGTTCCCCACGCCGCCTCCGGCGGCCAGGCGCACCGCCGCGCGGTCGTCCGGTTATCTCGGACCGCGTTTGACCCGGGACTGA
- a CDS encoding protein phosphatase 2C domain-containing protein yields MPLHTGDQLPAIGVEDGWPSYRPVVVGESSVPRTAVPVVGPARSVYRPDTVLDGWTEAGLGMLAASVRGDGHRRTGLPRQDDVAVLYDAQRRRVVVAVADGLSAASHAHQAASAACRYAVQWLDTQCGDVAATDIPWEALIGAAAHQVRLVAEQAVTPDPGLDDLARLNVLAAAAATTFSCVVMDMRDGEPEQEYLSGSGVAIGDSSVVRLSEAGFEFLGGAKSEDPGGLARSEVLPLPYFAPSTIEPFSVDLYADEYLLVGTDGVWDALGGGGGRLGSALGRVLRRAQPSMTEFGHVVDFAKDTFDDDRTLAALWLSERGENDGCD; encoded by the coding sequence GTGCCGCTCCACACCGGCGATCAGCTCCCTGCGATCGGCGTCGAGGACGGGTGGCCGTCGTACCGGCCCGTGGTGGTCGGAGAGTCCTCCGTCCCGCGCACCGCGGTCCCCGTCGTCGGTCCGGCGCGGTCGGTGTACCGGCCGGACACGGTCCTCGACGGCTGGACCGAGGCCGGTCTCGGAATGCTGGCCGCATCGGTGCGGGGCGACGGGCACCGCAGGACCGGCCTGCCCCGCCAGGACGACGTGGCGGTGCTGTACGACGCTCAGCGCCGCCGGGTCGTCGTGGCGGTGGCGGACGGGCTCTCGGCCGCCAGTCACGCGCACCAGGCCGCGTCGGCGGCATGTCGGTACGCCGTGCAGTGGCTCGACACCCAGTGCGGCGACGTCGCGGCGACGGACATCCCGTGGGAAGCACTGATCGGTGCCGCAGCACACCAGGTCCGGTTGGTCGCCGAGCAGGCCGTCACGCCCGACCCCGGCCTCGACGACCTTGCGCGCCTCAATGTGCTCGCCGCCGCCGCGGCGACCACGTTCAGCTGCGTGGTGATGGACATGAGAGACGGCGAACCGGAGCAGGAGTATCTGTCGGGTTCGGGCGTCGCGATCGGAGACTCGTCGGTCGTGCGGCTCTCGGAGGCCGGTTTCGAGTTCCTCGGCGGCGCCAAGAGCGAGGATCCCGGCGGACTGGCCCGGTCGGAGGTGCTGCCACTCCCCTACTTCGCGCCGTCGACCATCGAGCCGTTCAGCGTCGACCTGTACGCCGACGAGTACCTGCTGGTCGGGACGGACGGCGTATGGGACGCCCTGGGTGGGGGCGGTGGCCGGTTGGGCTCCGCACTCGGCCGCGTCCTCCGGAGGGCGCAGCCGTCGATGACGGAGTTCGGGCACGTCGTCGACTTCGCCAAGGACACTTTCGACGACGACCGCACGCTGGCCGCACTCTGGCTGTCCGAGAGAGGTGAGAACGATGGATGTGATTGA
- a CDS encoding TetR/AcrR family transcriptional regulator: MPKVSDDRLAARRREILDGARHCFAEYGYDGATVKRLEEATGLSRGAIFHHFKDKEALFLALAREDAERMADVAAEEGLVQVMRDMLARPKDFDWLGTRLEIVRKIRTDPAFASAWSSHAEGLEAVTLARLKRKREDGALRKDVPTEVLVTYLDVVLDGLITRLATGQSTDDLHAVLDMVEASVRAAN, encoded by the coding sequence GTGCCTAAGGTCAGCGATGACCGGCTGGCCGCGCGCCGTCGGGAGATCCTCGACGGCGCGCGGCACTGCTTCGCCGAGTACGGGTACGACGGCGCCACGGTGAAACGGCTGGAGGAGGCCACGGGACTGTCCCGGGGCGCGATCTTCCACCACTTCAAGGACAAGGAAGCCCTGTTCCTCGCGCTGGCGCGCGAGGACGCCGAGCGAATGGCCGACGTGGCCGCCGAGGAAGGTCTGGTCCAGGTGATGCGCGACATGCTCGCGCGGCCGAAGGACTTCGACTGGCTCGGCACCAGGCTGGAGATCGTCCGGAAGATTCGCACGGATCCGGCGTTCGCCAGCGCGTGGTCGAGTCACGCCGAGGGGCTGGAAGCGGTGACCCTCGCGCGGCTGAAGCGCAAGCGGGAGGACGGTGCGCTCCGCAAGGACGTGCCGACCGAAGTGCTGGTGACCTACCTGGACGTGGTGCTCGACGGGTTGATCACCCGGCTGGCCACCGGTCAGTCCACGGACGACCTGCACGCGGTGCTGGACATGGTGGAGGCATCCGTGCGTGCGGCGAACTGA
- the acnA gene encoding aconitate hydratase AcnA: protein MRVEHTLSKDSFGARGTLEVGDNSYEIFRLSAVPGTEKLPYALKVLAENLLRTEDGANITTEHINALANWDPNAEPSIEIQFTPARVLMQDFTGVPCVVDLATMREAVAALGGDPNKVNPLSPAEMVIDHSVILDVFGTADAFERNVELEYQRNGERYQFLRWGQGAFDDFKVVPPGMGIVHQVNIEHLARVVMTRNGQAYPDTCVGTDSHTTMENGLGILGWGVGGIEAEAAMLGQPVSMLIPRVVGFKLTGEIQPGVTATDVVLTVTDMLRQHGVVGKFVEFYGAGVAEVPLANRATLGNMSPEFGSTCAIFPLDEETINYLRLTGRSDEQLALVEAYAKEQGMWHDTENEAQYSEYLELDLSTVVPSIAGPKRPQDRILLSESKVAFRKDIHNYVEENMPAEHTQLDEAVEESFPASDPAALSFADDGAVNVQSAANGAEGRPSKPVPVSGERGEFILDHGAVAVAGITSCTNTSNPSVMLGAGLLARNAVEKGLTSKPWVKTNMAPGSQVVSDYYEKAGLWPYLEKLGFYLGGYGCTTCIGNTGPLPDEISKAVNEHDLTVTAVLSGNRNFEGRISPDVKMNYLASPPLVIAYALAGTMDFDFETEPLGQDPEGNDVFLKDIWPSAQEIDDTIKSAINADMFSKSYATVFDGDERWQGLDTPDGDTFAWDQNSTYVRKAPYFDGMKMEPEPVSDIKGARVLALLGDSVTTDHISPAGPIKPGTPAAQYLDSHGVARKDYNSLGSRRGNHEVMIRGTFANIRLQNQLLDGVSGGYTRDFTQEGGPQSFIYDASQNYQKAGIPLVVLGGKEYGSGSSRDWAAKGTVLLGVKAVITESFERIHRSNLIGMGVVPLQFPEGESAKTLGLDGTEVFDITGLEQLNEGVTPETLKVTATKEDGRVIEFDAKVRIDTPGEADYYRNGGILQYVLRNMIKS, encoded by the coding sequence ATGAGAGTGGAGCACACGTTGAGCAAGGATTCGTTTGGCGCCCGCGGCACCCTGGAGGTGGGCGACAACTCTTATGAGATCTTCCGCCTCTCCGCCGTTCCCGGCACCGAGAAGCTGCCGTACGCACTGAAGGTTCTCGCCGAGAACCTGCTGCGCACCGAGGACGGCGCGAACATCACCACCGAGCACATCAACGCCCTGGCGAACTGGGACCCGAACGCCGAGCCGAGCATCGAGATCCAGTTCACCCCGGCCCGCGTCCTGATGCAGGACTTCACCGGTGTGCCCTGCGTGGTCGACCTGGCCACCATGCGCGAGGCCGTCGCCGCGCTGGGCGGCGATCCGAACAAGGTGAACCCGCTCTCCCCCGCCGAGATGGTCATCGACCACTCGGTGATCCTGGACGTGTTCGGCACCGCCGATGCCTTCGAGCGCAACGTGGAGCTGGAGTACCAGCGCAACGGCGAGCGCTACCAGTTCCTCCGCTGGGGCCAGGGCGCGTTCGACGACTTCAAGGTCGTCCCGCCGGGCATGGGCATCGTGCACCAGGTGAACATCGAGCACCTCGCGCGCGTGGTGATGACCCGCAACGGGCAGGCCTACCCCGACACCTGTGTCGGCACGGACTCGCACACCACGATGGAGAACGGCCTGGGAATCCTGGGCTGGGGAGTCGGCGGCATCGAAGCCGAGGCGGCCATGCTCGGCCAGCCGGTCTCCATGCTGATCCCGCGCGTGGTCGGCTTCAAGCTGACCGGTGAGATCCAGCCGGGCGTCACCGCGACCGACGTGGTGCTCACCGTGACCGACATGCTCCGCCAGCACGGCGTGGTCGGCAAGTTCGTGGAGTTCTACGGTGCCGGCGTGGCCGAGGTGCCGCTGGCCAACCGCGCCACGCTGGGCAACATGAGCCCCGAGTTCGGTTCGACCTGCGCGATCTTCCCGCTCGACGAGGAGACCATCAACTACCTGCGCCTGACCGGCCGCAGCGACGAGCAGCTCGCTCTCGTCGAGGCGTACGCCAAGGAGCAGGGCATGTGGCACGACACCGAGAACGAGGCTCAGTACTCGGAGTACCTGGAGCTCGATCTGTCGACCGTCGTCCCGTCGATCGCCGGTCCGAAGCGCCCGCAGGACCGCATCCTGCTCTCGGAGTCCAAGGTCGCCTTCCGCAAGGACATCCACAACTACGTCGAAGAGAACATGCCCGCCGAGCACACCCAGCTCGACGAGGCCGTCGAGGAGTCGTTCCCGGCGTCCGATCCGGCGGCGCTCTCCTTCGCCGACGACGGTGCGGTGAACGTGCAGTCGGCCGCCAACGGCGCCGAGGGGCGCCCGAGCAAGCCGGTCCCCGTCTCGGGCGAGCGCGGTGAGTTCATCCTCGACCACGGCGCCGTCGCGGTCGCGGGCATCACCTCGTGCACCAACACGTCGAACCCGTCGGTCATGCTCGGCGCCGGCCTGCTGGCCCGCAACGCGGTGGAGAAGGGTCTGACCAGCAAGCCCTGGGTCAAGACCAACATGGCGCCGGGGTCGCAGGTGGTCTCGGACTACTACGAGAAGGCCGGCCTGTGGCCGTACCTGGAGAAGCTCGGCTTCTACCTGGGCGGTTACGGCTGCACCACCTGCATCGGCAACACCGGTCCGCTGCCCGACGAGATCAGCAAGGCCGTCAACGAGCACGACCTGACCGTCACCGCCGTGCTCTCGGGCAACCGCAACTTCGAGGGACGCATCTCCCCCGACGTCAAGATGAACTACCTGGCGAGCCCGCCGCTGGTGATCGCCTACGCGCTGGCCGGCACGATGGACTTCGACTTCGAGACCGAGCCGCTGGGTCAGGACCCGGAGGGCAACGACGTCTTCCTGAAGGACATCTGGCCGTCGGCCCAGGAGATCGACGACACCATCAAGTCGGCCATCAACGCCGACATGTTCAGCAAGTCGTACGCCACGGTGTTCGACGGCGACGAGCGCTGGCAGGGTCTGGACACCCCGGACGGCGACACCTTCGCGTGGGATCAGAACTCGACCTACGTCCGCAAGGCGCCGTACTTCGACGGCATGAAGATGGAGCCCGAGCCCGTCTCGGACATCAAGGGCGCCCGCGTGCTCGCGCTGCTCGGCGATTCGGTCACCACCGACCACATCAGCCCGGCCGGCCCGATCAAGCCCGGCACCCCCGCCGCGCAGTACCTGGACAGCCACGGTGTGGCCCGCAAGGACTACAACTCGCTGGGCAGCCGTCGCGGCAACCACGAGGTGATGATCCGCGGCACTTTCGCCAACATCCGCCTGCAGAACCAGCTGCTCGACGGTGTGTCCGGCGGGTACACCCGCGACTTCACCCAGGAGGGCGGCCCGCAGAGCTTCATCTACGACGCGTCGCAGAACTACCAGAAGGCCGGCATCCCGCTGGTCGTGCTGGGCGGCAAGGAGTACGGCTCGGGCAGCTCGCGCGACTGGGCCGCCAAGGGCACCGTGCTGCTCGGCGTGAAGGCCGTCATCACCGAGTCCTTCGAGCGCATCCACCGCTCGAACCTGATCGGCATGGGCGTCGTGCCGCTGCAGTTCCCGGAGGGCGAGTCCGCCAAGACTCTGGGTCTGGACGGCACCGAGGTGTTCGACATCACCGGCCTGGAGCAGCTCAACGAGGGCGTGACGCCGGAGACCCTCAAGGTCACGGCCACCAAGGAAGACGGCCGGGTGATCGAGTTCGACGCCAAGGTCCGGATCGACACCCCCGGTGAGGCCGACTACTACCGCAACGGCGGCATTCTGCAGTACGTCCTGCGGAACATGATCAAGAGCTGA